Sequence from the Lysobacter capsici genome:
GCGGGGTGTACAGATCGCTGAGCGCTTCGTTGTTGCGATCGACCGCGAGCAGGTACTGGACCAGATCGTTGGTGCCGATCGACAGGAAATCGATCAGGCCGATGAAGCCGGGCAGGGCGATCGCCGCGGCCGGCACTTCGATCATCGCGCCCAGCGGGGTGTGCTCGGCGATCTCGTGGCCCTGCTTGCGCAGGTCGGCGGCGACTTTCTTGAGCAGCTTGCGGACCGTGCTGACTTCCTCGGTCGAGCTGATCATCGGCACCAGCACCCGCACCGGGCCGTAGCCCGAGGCGCGCAGGATCGCGCGCAACTGGGTTTCGAGCAGGCCCTCGCGCGCCATCGACAGGCGCACGCCGCGCACGCCCAGCGCCGGGTTGGGTTCGTCGCGCAGCGCCAGGCCGGTCTTGTCGGCCTTGTCGGCGCCCAGATCGAGGGTGCGGATGGTGACGGTGCGGCCGGTCATGCCGAGCACGACGTCGCGGTAGACGCGGAACTGTTCGTCCTCGTCGGGCAATTCGTTGCGCTGCAGGAACAGGAATTCGGTGCGGTACAGGCCCACGCCGGCCGCGCCGAGCGCATGCGCCTCGGCCACGTCCTCGCGCGATTCGGCGTTGGCGTACAGCTTGATGTCGACGCCGTCGAGGGTGCGGGTGGGCTCGCGGCGCAGGCGGTGCAGTTGCTTGCGTTCGCGCGCCAGCTCGCGGGTGCGCGCGCGGTGCGCGCGCAGGTCCTCGGCATTGGGTTCCAGGATCACCGTGCCGGTGCCGCCGTCGACCACCAGCGCATCGCCGTCGTTGATCTTAAGCAGCGCATGCGCGGTGCCGACGATAAGCGGCAGGTGCAGGCTGCGCGCCAGGATCGCGCTGTGCGACAGGGTGCTGCCGGCGGCGGTGACGATCGCCATGACCCCTTGCGCCTGCAGCTGCGCCAGTTCGGCCGGGGCGACGTTGTCGGTGACCAAGATCTCGCCCGCGACTCCGGACGTGTCGTGATCGCGGCGATGCAGCGCGGCATGGATGCGCCCGATCACCTGATCGATATCGTCCACGCGGCTGCGGAAATACGCATCGTCCATCGCTTCGAACACCGAGGCGATGCGGTCGCGTTGCAGGCGCAGGGCGTAGTCGGCGGCGTAGTGGCCGGTGCGGATCAGTTCGTCCAGGCCCTGCAGCAGTTCGGGGTCGTCGAGCAGCAGTGTGTGCAGGTCGAGGAATTCGCCGACTTCGTGGGCGAGCGCGCCGTGCAGGCGGTCGCGCAGCGCGTGCATCTCGCTGCGCACGATGTCGATGGCGGTGTGCAGGCGCGCGAGTTCGGTTTCGACCTGGCCGGCGCCGATGCGCTCCTCGGCGACTTCCAGCGCGTGCGGCAGGCGGACCCGGGCGCGACCGAGCGCGCTGCCTCTGGATGCGCCGTGACCTTGGAATAGCTGCCGCATGCGCGCCTCCGGCTCAGCTGTCTTCGTCGAAGCGACGATCGAACAGCGCCGTGACCGCCTCGGCGGCGTTGGCTTCGTCCTCGCCCTCGACCCGCAGCTTGACGTGGGTGCCCTGGCCGGCGGCGAGCAGCATCACGCCCATGATGCTCTTGGCGTTGACCTCGCGGCCCTTGGCGGTGAGCGTGGCGTTGCTGCGGAAACCCGACAGCACCTGCACCAGCTTGGCGGTGGCGCGGGCGTGCAGGCCCAGTCGGTTGGAAACGGTGAGTTCGCGTTCGATCATGTCGGGGTCCTCAGGCAATGGTCAAACGCAGCGTGCGTGGCGGTGCGGGTGTGCGTTGGTGCGGTCGCGTCATGCGGTTTCAGGTTTTCCAAACAGGGGCTTCCAGCGGTGTGGTGATCGGGGGCTTGCGCTCAGGCATCGTCGAGTATCACACCGTTGCGGGCGCCGGCCGCGGCGACCGCGGGCAATTGGTCCAGTTCGAGCTCGGCGTAGTTCATCACCCGCAGCAGCATCGGCAGATTCAAGGCCGACACGCGGCGTACCGGCGTGCCCAGGCGCGCGACCCGCGCGGCCAGGTTGTTCGGCGAGGCGCCGTACAGATCGGTGAGCACCAGCACGCCGTCGCCGTCGTCGACCCGGCGCAGGGCCGCGCTCGCCGCCGGCAGCAGGCTGTCCAGATCGGCATCGAACGGCACCTCCAGCGCTTCGGTGCGCAGCGGCAGCGGATTCAACAGACGTTGGGCCACCGACAGCAGTGCGCTGCCGATTCCGGAATGAGTGATGAGCAGGACGCCGACGGACATGGCTCCAACTTAGCAGAGCACGGTGACAGGCCGGAAGCTCCCCGTGCGGTGTTTGCGCGTCCGGCCGCGTTCTCGTCCGGGCGTCGGTCCGGTGAATGCGCCGTGGCGCCTGGCGATGGCTGGATTGCCGCTCGCGCCGGCGGCGTCGTTGCGCCACTGGAACAGCGTGTCGGATGCATGCCGGCTGGATGCGCGAGTCCAGGCATGCGGTCGGCCGCCCCGTCCGTGCGGCTTTCGGCAGGGTCGTGGGGCGAGCACAAAAAACGGGCAGCCATATGGCTGCCCGTCGGGTGGATCGAACCGCCGCTTACTGCTTGGGCGGGGTCTGGCTGTCGGCCGGCGGCGGTGCGGTCGGATCGTTGGGCTGCGGGTTCGCCGGCGGCATGTCGTTGGGCGGCGTGTCGGCCGGCGGCGGCAGTTCGCCCGGCGGCGTGGTGTCGGCGGGCGGCGTGGTGGCCGGAGCGGTGGTGTCGCTCGGCGCGGTCGCGGCGGGGCCGGCGGCGGTCGGCTCGGTGGGCTTGTTGCAGGCGCTCAGCAGGCCGGCGGCGAGCAGCGCGCTCAGGATCGCGGCGAGCGGACGCGGACGGGGCAGGGGAATGTTCATCGGAATCCTTTGCTGATCGGATCAGCGCTGTGTGGGAGATGGGGCGTCGCGACGCAAGTGCGACGCGGATTATTTTTCGTCGACCACCTTGCCGCGCTCGGTCGGCTTGTTCTGCCCGGCCTGATATTCCGTCGACGACAGCGCGCCGTCGCCGTCGAGGTCGTGGATCGAGAAATTGGCCGCCAGTCGCGCGTCGAGCGCGGCTTCGTCGCGGCTGATCCTGCCGTCGCCGTTGGCGTCGAGTTCGGCGAAGGTGGCCGGGCCGATCGCATCGTTCGGCGCGGGCGGGGTGCGGCTGTCGCCGCGCTGGTCGTTGACCGGCGGTTCGGTGCGCTGCATCGAGGTGTCGGGCGAGGTGCTCGGGTTTTGCGGCCTGTGTTGCGCGAGCGCGGTCGAACTCAGGCTCACGGTTGCAAGCGCGAGCAGGCACGCGCTCGTCAGCGGTCTCAGTGTCTGGCTGAGGCTGCGGGTCATGGGGTTCATGTCGCGGCTCCGTAGCGGGGAAGGCCGGAGACTCGTCTCCGTGCGATTCGACCCTACGTGGACGCATGCAAGCATCGCGGCACGGCGATGGGAAAATTTCGTAAGACGACGCGCGCAGCTGGCGAACGGCTCATGGGCGATTCAGTCCGGCGTGATCTTCGTGCATGACCGCGCGCATCGCCGCGCAGGCGATGCTTATGCGCCCGGTTAAGCGATATGGCTGCGCGATTGCGACAGCACGCGCGCTTTCACTTAATCCAATTCGCGATGATGCACCGCGACTTCGTTCCAGCCGCGCGTGCGCGCGTGCTCGGCCAGGCGTTCGGCCAGATACACCGAACGATGGCGGCCGCCGGTGCAGCCGAAGGCGATGGTCGCGTAGCTGCGGGTGCTGTCGGCCTGCAAGCGCGGCAGCCAGGTGTCGAGGAACTGGCTGATCTGCTCGACGTACAGATTCACGTCGGCCTGCGCTTCCATGTAGTCGCGCACGCCGCCGTCGCGGCCCGACAGCGGGCGCAGCGCCGGGTTCCAGTGCGGGTTGGGCAATGCGCGCGCGTCGAACACGAAGTCCGCGTCGGCCGGCACGCCGCGGCGATAGGCGAAGGATTCGAACAACAGCGACATGCCCGCTTCGCCGCCCAGGCCGAATTCGGTGATGACGTGGCGGCGCAGCTGGTGGATGTTGAGCTCGCTGGTGTCGACGATCGCATCGGCGATCTGGCGCAGCGGCTTGAGCACCTGGCGTTCGAGCGAAATCGCATCGGCCAGGGCCAGTCCGAACTGGCTCAACGGATGGCGTCGGCGGGTGTCTGCGTAGCGCTTGAGCAGCACCGCGTCGCTGGATTCGAAATACACCAGCTTCGGGTCGGCACCGAGCGCGCCGACTGCCGACAACCACTCCGGGATGTTGGCCAGATCGCTATGGCGATTGCGCACGTCGATGCCGACCGCGAGCTTGGTCGGCATGCCGTCCTCGGCCTTGATCACGTTCTGCACGAACTGCGGCAGCAACTCGGCCGGCAGATTGTCGACGCAGTAGAAGCCCAGGTCTTCGAAGGTGTTGAGCGCCACCGACTTGCCCGAGCCGGACATGCCGCTGACGATCACCAGGGTGAACATGCTCGGTTCGAGCAGGCTGGGTTCGAGCGCGGGCGCGGTGTTCGGGCCGGGGGCTTGGGGGGATGTCGTGCTCACGATTCGCCGCGCTCCAGGAAATTGCTGTGCCGGGCGATGAAGGCCGCGGCCGGGTCGAGCCCTTTCATGCGCAGGCTGTGCAGGCGCGTGGCCGCTTCGGTCAGCACCGCGAGATTGCGGCCGGGCATGACCGGCAGGGTGATCATCGGCACGTCGAGATCGAGCACCCGGCGCAGGCCGCTGTCGCCGGTGAGGCGTTCCATGCCGGCCGGCTTGGGTTCGCTCATCGGCTTGGTCAGATGCACGATCAGGCGCAGGTACTTGTTGTTCTTCACCGCGGTGTCGCCGAACATCTGGCGGATATTGAGCACGCCCAGGCCGCGCACTTCCAGCAGGTCCTGCAGCATGTCCGGGCAGGTGCCGTCGAGCACGTCGGGGGCGATCTGGGTGAATTCGGGCGCGTCGTCGGCGACCAACCGATGCCCGCGCGTCACCAATTCGAGCGCCAGTTCGCTCTTGCCTGATCCCGATTCGCCGGTGATCAACACCCCGATCGAATAGATCTCCATGAACACCCCGTGCAGGGTGATCTGCGGCGCCAGCGCGCGCGCCAGGTGGTATTGCAGGTGATTGAGCAGCTCGTGCCCGCGCCGCGGCGACACCCACAGCGGCGTGTCGGTTTCCTCCGCGGCGATGCGCAGATCCTCGGGGCAGGGTTGGTCCTTGCTGATGACCAGCGCCAGCGGCCGGAACTGGATGATCTTCTCGATCGTTTCCCAGCGCAGCCGCGAATCCAGGCCGTCGAGCCAGGTCAGTTCCTCGGTGCCGAGGATCTGGACCTTGTTCGGGTAGATCGCATTGAGATACCCGGCCAGCGACGGCCGTCGCGCGACCGTATTGACCGCCTCGACCAGCCGCCCGTCGCCGCGTTGACCGGCCAGCCAGCGCAGCGCCAGGCGGTCGCGCTGCTGTTCGAACAGTTCGCCTGCACGGATGCTTTTGCTCATGGGGCAAGTTTACGAGCAAAGGGCGGTGGTGTCGCATCGGGGGCGCGCTCCGTGCGCGATAACCATGCCCACTTTGTAAAAGGGGGCGAGCGCCCGGCGCGGGTTCGAGGTTGGGTCAATAGCTCAGCGCGGGGATTCG
This genomic interval carries:
- the ptsP gene encoding phosphoenolpyruvate--protein phosphotransferase, whose protein sequence is MRQLFQGHGASRGSALGRARVRLPHALEVAEERIGAGQVETELARLHTAIDIVRSEMHALRDRLHGALAHEVGEFLDLHTLLLDDPELLQGLDELIRTGHYAADYALRLQRDRIASVFEAMDDAYFRSRVDDIDQVIGRIHAALHRRDHDTSGVAGEILVTDNVAPAELAQLQAQGVMAIVTAAGSTLSHSAILARSLHLPLIVGTAHALLKINDGDALVVDGGTGTVILEPNAEDLRAHRARTRELARERKQLHRLRREPTRTLDGVDIKLYANAESREDVAEAHALGAAGVGLYRTEFLFLQRNELPDEDEQFRVYRDVVLGMTGRTVTIRTLDLGADKADKTGLALRDEPNPALGVRGVRLSMAREGLLETQLRAILRASGYGPVRVLVPMISSTEEVSTVRKLLKKVAADLRKQGHEIAEHTPLGAMIEVPAAAIALPGFIGLIDFLSIGTNDLVQYLLAVDRNNEALSDLYTPLHPAVLRVIRDVIRLAKARGKPVAVCGEMAGDSNFAPLLLALGLEEFSLHPATLLELRRAIRGLDLESLRKRAPALLRAKDRAGIEAWLNKT
- a CDS encoding PTS sugar transporter subunit IIA; translated protein: MSVGVLLITHSGIGSALLSVAQRLLNPLPLRTEALEVPFDADLDSLLPAASAALRRVDDGDGVLVLTDLYGASPNNLAARVARLGTPVRRVSALNLPMLLRVMNYAELELDQLPAVAAAGARNGVILDDA
- the hprK gene encoding HPr(Ser) kinase/phosphatase, producing the protein MSKSIRAGELFEQQRDRLALRWLAGQRGDGRLVEAVNTVARRPSLAGYLNAIYPNKVQILGTEELTWLDGLDSRLRWETIEKIIQFRPLALVISKDQPCPEDLRIAAEETDTPLWVSPRRGHELLNHLQYHLARALAPQITLHGVFMEIYSIGVLITGESGSGKSELALELVTRGHRLVADDAPEFTQIAPDVLDGTCPDMLQDLLEVRGLGVLNIRQMFGDTAVKNNKYLRLIVHLTKPMSEPKPAGMERLTGDSGLRRVLDLDVPMITLPVMPGRNLAVLTEAATRLHSLRMKGLDPAAAFIARHSNFLERGES
- a CDS encoding HPr family phosphocarrier protein, whose translation is MIERELTVSNRLGLHARATAKLVQVLSGFRSNATLTAKGREVNAKSIMGVMLLAAGQGTHVKLRVEGEDEANAAEAVTALFDRRFDEDS
- the rapZ gene encoding RNase adapter RapZ, translating into MFTLVIVSGMSGSGKSVALNTFEDLGFYCVDNLPAELLPQFVQNVIKAEDGMPTKLAVGIDVRNRHSDLANIPEWLSAVGALGADPKLVYFESSDAVLLKRYADTRRRHPLSQFGLALADAISLERQVLKPLRQIADAIVDTSELNIHQLRRHVITEFGLGGEAGMSLLFESFAYRRGVPADADFVFDARALPNPHWNPALRPLSGRDGGVRDYMEAQADVNLYVEQISQFLDTWLPRLQADSTRSYATIAFGCTGGRHRSVYLAERLAEHARTRGWNEVAVHHRELD